The Zea mays cultivar B73 chromosome 7, Zm-B73-REFERENCE-NAM-5.0, whole genome shotgun sequence DNA segment CTGTCGCTCAGGCAGCGGCGCCGGCAGCTGCTGCGGCAGCGGCAGGTGCGCAGCCACCTCAAGAGGCTCAACAAGGCGCCGCTCGCCACCATCGAGGTACTGTACTGCTGCCCGTCTCCTCCGCCGCTTCGTTCCATCCATGGCCATGCGCTTCGCATTCCCGTCGCAAAGAGGtctttttttttttcttcttcggaTTGTTATTGCGGGACATTGCTTGAGAGTGATTCCAACAAGCAAGTCGATTCCATGCATTTTGGCACGGGAAGTAGTAGGAGCAGGCGAAAGGCCGCCCCTTTCCAAGGCAGGTGGCAGGGTTCTTGCGCGCGCTTGGTCGTCTGCTTGGTCGCTTTGGAAGGGTTGAATggctgctcctcctcctcctcctggaCCATCGGGCCCCGTGCCACCGGGCTCGCTTTCCTTCCGTCGCGGGAGGGGAAAGTGTCGCTTTTTGGACGAGTTTTTATTCATGGCTTCCTCTCCTTTGGTTCATTGAGCTCCAAGCTAGAGACGTTTTCCGTGACATCTCAATGGAGCATTGCTTGGACAAGGAGTTTtcaccgctctctctctctctctctctctctctctctctctctctctctctctctctcttttccccTCATCCATCCTGCCTGCCGCGGATGAGAACATCTTTCATGTCCAGAGATAAAACTAGCATCGCAGTACTGATTATGAGTAAAATGAACTCGACAGAGTCCAGACGGAGACATCATAGACTGCGTGCATATCTCCAACCAGCCCGCCTTGGATCATCCTTTCCTCAAGAACCACACCGTCCAGGTACGTTCCTCTCTCTCTGTCTATCTCTCTCTATCTCTGCGGCACCATTGCCCTTTCCGTTTCGCTTTCTGCAGCAGCAGCTCTTCTACCCCTCACTATGGCAGCAGCACTCAAACATGCATGCTCCCCCGGCCCCTTTGCAGATGCGGCCTGCATACCACCCGGAAGGTCTGTACGACGACGAGTCCAAGGTTGCATCGCAGCGGAACGCGCAGACGATCACCCAGATGTGGCATCAGAACGGCAGGTGCCCCGAGGGCACGATACCGATCAGGCGGACCAAGGAGGAGGACGTGCTGAGGGCCAGCTCCGTCAGGAGGTATGGCAAGAAGAAGCGCAGGAGTGCCCCCAACCCCATGTCGGTTGACCCTGACATGCTCAACGAGAGCGGGCACCAGGTTAGTAGTGAGATTGATATTCATATTCTTGTTGCTCAACTGTGTGGCTGTGAATGATTATCTCTGAAACTGCTCATTTAACGTACCGTGTCATCTCATCTCCCCCCATGGAGGAGAGCAGCACGCCATAGCGTACGTGGAGGGGGACAAGTACTACGGCGCCAAGGCTACCATCAATGTGTGGCAGCCGAAGATCGAGCAGGCCAATGAGTTCAGCCTGTCCCAGCTCTGGATCCTGGGAGGCTCCTTCGGCCAGGACCTCAACAGCATCGAAGCAGGATGGCAGGTGAGGAAGGAAGGGGGAGAAGGCTATAGCTCTATTCAATGCAAGCTTCCATTCCTGTTCATCTTCTTCCATGCATGCTCCAATAATTTCTCCTCTGCATGCGCGTCAATAATTCCTCTCCTCTCTCCTGTGCTGTGCGCTTGCTGCAATAATGACACGAGAGCTGCTGATGGCGGAAGAGCCATTAGTAAGAGGAGCTAGGCTAGATTCTGTATCATGAGctgtactactactactagctaTCTgtaatggtgtgtaatggtggtggATGGATTTAAGAGATGTGCCGTCGCTTTCACTGTGGCCGCTAATGGCTCTACACGAAATTGCATTGCTGCAGGTTAGCCCAGACCTGTATGGGGACAACAACACTAGGCTCTTCACCTACTGGACTGTAAGATAAACACCACACATTTCCTTTCAATCTGTAATGAGCACTTATCATTAGCTTATCTTTGTCCTCTGCCTTATGATTATAACATTGGGGGGCGGGGAATGGAATGGCCTAATGGCACTGATCTTGTATTGCTTCGGATGGATACTGCAGAGCGATGCCTACCAGGCAACAGGATGCTACAACCTGCTGTGCTCGGGGTTCATCCAGATAAACAACCAGATCGCCATGGGCGCCAGCATCTTCCCTATCTCCAACTACGGCGGCTCCCAGTATGACATCAACATCTTGGTCTGGAAGGTAAACTCCAAATAGAGCTCTCACATGCCGAGCAAGCATGCTAGAAATCAAACTcgtggtggtggtgggggtgggtggGGCCGGAGAATCCGTGCCCACCTGTCTCTTGGTTCCTTTTTTTTCTCAAGGGTTTTTTCAGGCTCGCTTCAGTCAAGGGCTCACAACTGTAGCTCTGGCCCCCTCCCCCAGTCTGTTTGTGGACGCACTCGCGGTCGCGGAGTGACGGTTGGGCCCCCACCCATGCACGGGCAAGATCTGTCCGCGGATGCAACAACCACTGATGATAATGGTTgccgttttttttaaaaaaaaaatagaTAGATTTTTTGCACAGGAATAAATTCACCACTTGATGAATAACGAGCGCGGTAATTTAGGCAAGAAATTCGCATTGTGCATGCATGCAGGACCCCAAGGAGGGCAACTGGTGGCTGCAGTTCGGCAACGACTACGTCCTGGGGTACTGGCCGTCGTTCCTCTTCTCGTACCTGGCGGACAGCGCCTCCATGATCGAGTGGGGCGGCGAGGTGGTGAACTCGGAGCCCGACGGCAGCCACACCAGCACGCAGATGGGCAGCGGCCACTTCCCCGAGGAAGGGTTCGGCAAGGCCAGCTACTTCAGGAACgtccaggtggtggactccaccaacAACCTCAAGCCGCCCAGGGGCGTcggcaccttcaccgagcagtccAGCTGCTACGACGTGCAGGACGGCAGCAACGCCGACTGGGGCACCTACTTCTACTACGGCGGGCCCGGGAAGAACTCAAACTGTCCATAGCCCAAGACTGACTGAGCTGAGCCGCCGCCTATCACACTCACTACCAGAGCCGCCTAACCTTAACACACCTCAGCTGTATCATTCATGCATCCGGTCAATTAGTTTATACTGCCTCAGATTTTTaacttttttttttgttttcgtTTTGTTTCGCTCTTTCTTGCTTCTACCTACCCCCTAGTTTACTGACTCGTACCCTAGGTGAGTGAGCGTGTGTGTTGTTGACATGTGAgattgttctctctctctctctgcctcaGAGAGAGTGAGATGAAGGAGAGATGTCGGTCGTCTGGTTCTAGGGAAGAGAGGAGGACTGTGGCCCGTTTTCTGAAGAGAAAAACAAGGCCTCATGGTTGCTGTGCCTTGTGCCTGTCAAATAATTTTGTTTGTTTCATCCCATGCTGGACTGGACTGCTAATCCTTTGTTTTCTGTTATGAAAAGTGGGCAATCGAGTGCTTAGCTGTTGGGTAGACGTGCAAAGATGCCAACTTTTCCGTGCGCCCGCCGAGTCTGTCTGTTGCCCACTTGTGTCACCTGGAAAAGTGCGTGTGCGGGTGATCATTTTATATGTAAATGTGTTTGTTATTAATATTATTATAGCAGCgtgtggtgctggtgctggtgctgctaCTGTAATAAGCTGGTGGAGTTCGcattgcaaggcaacgacgcgtgcTCCATTGCTTCAGCCAAATGGTACGTGAGTGCGCGGGCTGATTTAGCACTACACTAGGGCATGGGCCGGCATGGGTGAGGTGCCTAACTTTTTGACGTTTCGGTGGCGATTTTG contains these protein-coding regions:
- the LOC100285736 gene encoding carboxyl-terminal peptidase precursor, which gives rise to MAAARACIVALALVAALFVAGSAAAAAGNAGGRPQLSLRQRRRQLLRQRQVRSHLKRLNKAPLATIESPDGDIIDCVHISNQPALDHPFLKNHTVQMRPAYHPEGLYDDESKVASQRNAQTITQMWHQNGRCPEGTIPIRRTKEEDVLRASSVRRYGKKKRRSAPNPMSVDPDMLNESGHQHAIAYVEGDKYYGAKATINVWQPKIEQANEFSLSQLWILGGSFGQDLNSIEAGWQVSPDLYGDNNTRLFTYWTSDAYQATGCYNLLCSGFIQINNQIAMGASIFPISNYGGSQYDINILVWKDPKEGNWWLQFGNDYVLGYWPSFLFSYLADSASMIEWGGEVVNSEPDGSHTSTQMGSGHFPEEGFGKASYFRNVQVVDSTNNLKPPRGVGTFTEQSSCYDVQDGSNADWGTYFYYGGPGKNSNCP